A single region of the Pyricularia oryzae 70-15 chromosome 4, whole genome shotgun sequence genome encodes:
- a CDS encoding 40S ribosomal protein S22 encodes MVRTSVLNDALKSINNAEKAGKRQVMIRPSSKVITKFLSVMQKHGYIGEFEELDDHRSGKIVVQLNGRLNKTGVISPRYNVRLADLEKWVVKLLPARQFGYVILTTSAGIMDHEEARRKHVAGKIIGFFY; translated from the exons ATGGTCCGCACCTCCGTCCTTAACGATGCCTTGAAGAGCATCAACAACGCCGAGAAGGCCGGCAAGCGCCAAGTCATGATCAGGCCCAGCTCCAAGGTCATCACCAAGTTCCTGAGCGTCATGCAGAAGCACG GCTACATTGGCGAGTTCGAGGAGCTCGATGACCACCGCTCCGGCAAGATCGTTGTTCAGCTCAACGGCCG CCTCAACAAGACTGGTGTCATCTCCCCCAGGTACAACGTCCGCCTTGCCGACCTCGAGAAGTGGGTCGTCAAGCTGCTGCCTGCCCGTCAGTTCGGCTACGTCATCCTCACCACCTCGGCTGGTATCATGGACCACGAGGAGGCCAGGCGCAAGCACGTCGCTGGCAAGATCATTGGCTTTTTCTACTAG
- a CDS encoding alpha-actinin → MDHQYPHDAGSVPSNREDWPLFTNENSYHPGGHTDNSLNRPPSLSLSSTTSSYDFSDKDSVFDSQRASFISTSSSIDSCSIACGSPLPRSRSNAKQLALARLQRSGSNPVGLSSKKADSPSRKRFYSSGSAQEALAATEPAGGGLTKMEEDWVSTQQKTFQKWANSKLAERSLETKNLVEDLKDGVLLIHLLECLASESLGRFASKPKLPVQQYENANTALGFIQSRGIRLTNCGAEDIVKGNRKIVLGLIWTLILRFTISDINEEGLTAKEGLLLWCQRKTACYEECDVRDFSASWNDGLAFCALLDIHRPDLIDYDALDKTDHKGNMQMAFDIAHKEIGIPKLLDVEDVCDVAKPDERSLMTYIAYWFHAFSQMEKVENAGRRVEKFVNNMQGAWEMQSAYERRMAALLQAIRAQVESWQQAKFEGSYTDAKAQATDFASYKRGKKREWVAEKSELATLLGNIKTKLGTYRLRPYEPPAELRLDVLDGEWANLAAAEMKRGQLINETIRDIKNALRKSFADKANDFALALNTIQLAISGLEGDVEDQLHHVRKLSENLPPLDEYLKTIGAVDAKCQEANIEENDFTTYTYDELCYELGLVKSSVAKKLAFLDNQMVARNMTNLTPIQLEEFESVFRHFDRDDSNSLAELEFGAALASLGVVFSEGEMHEYFVETAKGRDRITFEQFIRFMVEVTEDQNTAEQVYQSFREVADGKPYVTEMDLRHSLVPDEVIDKLIEIIPAHNGPDTAQDRGMPQYDYIAFMDKFIGSDAAANGCKSPTKVTVNGH, encoded by the exons ATGGACCACCAATACCCCCATGACGCAGGGAGCGTGCCCAGCAACCGAGAAGATTGGCCGTTGTTTACCAACGAGAATTCGTACCACCCCGGCGGCCACACCGACAACAGCCTCAATCGGCCGCCTTCGCTGTCTCTTTCTTCAACAACATCATCGTACGACTTCTCCGATAAAGATTCCGTGTTTGATTCCCAGCGCGCTTCCTTcatcagcaccagcagcagcattgATTCGTGCTCAATTGCCTGCGGATCACCATTGCCCAGGTCGAGAAGCAACGCCAAGCAACTCGCCCTCGCGAGACTCCAACGCTCTGGGAGCAACCCCGTGGGCTTGAGCTCCAAGAAAGCCGATTCCCCTTCCCGCAAAAGATTTTACTCTTCCGGCTCCGCCCAGGAAGCTCTTGCAGCGACCGAgcccgccggcggcggcctgaCAAAGATGGAGGAAGATTGGGTATCAACACAGCAAAAGACTTTTCAGAAATGGGCCAACAGCAAACTTGCTGAACGATCACTAGAGACGAAAAACTTGGTCGAAGATTTGAAGGATGGC GTCCTTTTAATTCATCTTTTGGAGTGCTTG GCTTCGGAGTCACTGGGGAGGTTCGCTTCCAAGCCAAAACTGCCTGTTCAGCAATATGAAAACGCCAATACTGCCCTGGGCTTCATTCAGTCTAGGGGCATCCGCCTGACCAACTGTGGTGCTGAGGATATCGTCAAGGGTAACCGGAAGATTGTCCTG GGTCTTATCTGGACGCTCATTTTAAGGTTTACCATTTCCGACATCAACGAGGAAGGTCTTACAGCAAAAGAGGGATTGCTGCTATGGTGCCAAAGGAAGACGGCCTGCTATGAAGAATGCGACGTGCGGGACTTCAGTGCGAGTTGGAATGATGGCCTCGCTTTTTGCGCCCTGCTTGACATCCACCGCCCGGATCTGATCGACTATGATGCCCTGGACAAAACAGACCACAAAGGCAACATGCAGATGGCTTTCGACATTGCTCACAAAGAAATCGGCATTCCCAAGCTCTTGGATGTCGAAGATGTTTGTGATGTCGCCAAGCCTGACGAGCGCAGTTTGATGACGTACATTGCATATTGGTTCCACGCGTTTTCGCAGATGGAGAAGGTCGAGAATGCCGGCCGCCGAGTCGAAAAGTTTGTCAACAACATGCAGGGCGCATGGGAGATGCAGAGTGCATACGAAAGGCGCATGGCAGCTTTGCTTCAGGCCATCCGTGCCCAAGTCGAGAGCTGGCAGCAGGCAAAGTTTGAGGGTTCCTACACGGATGCCAAGGCGCAAGCTACCGATTTCGCCTCGTATAAGCGAGGCAAGAAGCGTGAATGGGTCGCAGAGAAGAGCGAGCTGGCGACCTTGCTCGGGAACATTAAGACAAAGCTAGGCACTTATAGGTTAAGGCCGTACGAGCCCCCAGCGGAACTACGACTTGATGTTCTGGACGGCGAGTGGGCAAACTTGGCAGCGGCCGAGATGAAGCGCGGCCAATTGATCAATGAGACCATCAGAGATATCAAGAACGCGCTGCGCAAGTCCTTTGCAGACAAGGCAAATGATTTTGCATTGGCACTCAACACCATCCAGCTGGCCATTTCTGGGCTGGAGGGTGATGTTGAAGACCAACTGCATCACGTTCGCAAGTTGAGCGAAAACCTACCCCCTCTCGATGAGTATCTCAAGACTATAGGAGCTGTGGATGCCAAGTGTCAGGAGGCAAACATTGAGGAAAACGACTTTACAACTTATACCTATGACGAGCTCTGCTATGAGCTAGGACTGGTAAAATCCTCTGTCGCAAAGAAGCTTGCATTCCTCGACAACCAGATGGTGGCACGGAACATGACGAACCTGACGCCTATTCAGCTCGAGGAGTTCGAGTCCGTGTTCCGCCACTTTGACCGTGACGATTCCAACAGCCTGGCGGAGCTCGAGTTCGGTGCCGCACTGGCCTCACTTGGTGTCGTCTTCTCGGAGGGAGAGATGCACGAATACTTTGTCGAAACAGCTAAGGGCCGCGACCGCATTACCTTCGAGCAATTCATTCGCTTCATGGTCGAGGTGACGGAAGACCAGAACACTGCCGAGCAGGTCTACCAGTCGTTCCGCGAAGTGGCAGATGGCAAGCCATATGTCACGGAAATGGACCTCCGCCACAGTTTGGTGCCTGATGAGGTCATTGATAAGCTCATCGAAATCATCCCAGCGCACAACGGCCCTGATACTGCCCAGGATCGCGGAATGCCGCAGTACGACTACATTGCATTTATGGACAAGTTCATCGGCAGTGACGCTGCTGCCAACGGTTGCAAAAGTCCCACAAAGGTCACGGTAAATGGACATTAA
- a CDS encoding D-lactate dehydrogenase 2, producing MAMRYTVARALRRPQSALWKRCLPAPATSALQSRRCISTAETNKDVPKPAVKFTSETYPTIQRDSRFSQVTPEHVGYFKKLLGGGSAVIDAVTNEGASEDVEAYNSDWMRKYRGHCKLVLKPASAEEVSKILRYCNENKLAVVPQGGNTGLVGGSVPVFDEIVINLSRMNKVRDFDEVSGTLVADAGCILEVVDQYLAERGCIFPLDLGAKGSCQIGGNVSTNAGGLRLLRYGSLHGSVLGLEVVLPDGTILNDLCKLRKNNTGYDLKQLFIGAEGTIGIVTGISIQCPQRPQAVNVAFLGLESYEKAQQAFRAAKGQLSEILSAFELMDGTSQNLVRDVTKNKKPLDGEYPFYCLIETSGSNTEHDSAKLEAFLESVMEKEIVSDGVVAQDETQIKSLWAWREGIAEVSGHFGGVYKYDVSIPLKEMYQLVEDTKVRIEKAGLLGDTDEHPVVAVTGYGHMGDSNLHLNVCVRRYDKKVESILEPFVYEWIAKREGSISAEHGLGLAKKNYIGYSRSEGMVGLMKHIKTLYDPNGIMNPYKYI from the exons ATGGCGATGAGATACACTGTCGCGAGAGCTCTGAGAAGGCCGCAGAGTGCTCTTTGGAAGAGGTGCTTACCAGCCCCCGCGACATCGGCGTTACAAAGTCGTCGCTGCATTTCAACTGCAGAAACAAATAAGGATGTGCCAAAGCCTGCCGTCAAATTCACTTCCGAAACATATCCAACCATCCAAAGAGATTCGCGCTTTTCCCAGGTCACTCCGGAACATGTAGGCTACTTTAAAAAGCTTTTAGGCGGCGGCTCTGCTGTGATTGATGCCGTCACCAACGAAGGAGCCAGCGAGGACGTCGAGGCCTACAACAGTGATTGGATGCGCAAGTACCGGGGCCACTGCAAGTTGGTATTGAAGCCGGCATCTGCCGAGGAAGTCAGCAAGATCCTCAGGTACTGTAACGAAAACAAGCTTGCCGTGGTGCCCCAGGGAGGAAACACTGGGCTCGTTGGCGGTTCCGTGCcggtttttgacgagatagtGATCAACCTAAGCCGCATGAACAAGGTGCGGGACTTCGATGAGGTCAGCGGCACACTAGTAGCCGATGCGGGATGTATCCTCGAAGTTGTGGACCAATACTTGGCTGAGAGAGGATGTATTTTCCCTCTTGACCTGGGAGCAAAGGGATCCTGTCAAATCGGAGGCAATGTTTCCACCAACGCTGGCGGGCTACGGCTGCTGCGCTACGGCAGTCTACACGGATCCGTTCTTGGCCTTGAGGTGGTACTTCCTGACGGCACAATTCTGAACGACCTCTGCAAACTCCGGAAGAACAACACTGGTTATGATCTCAAGCAATTGTTTATCGGAGCTGAGGGTACCATCGGCATCGTTACTGGCATTTCGATACAATGTCCTCAGAGGCCTCAAGCAGTCAATGTTGCCTTCTTGGGGCTTGAGTCATATGAGAAGGCACAGCAGGCTTTCCGCGCAGCCAAGGGTCAGCTCTCGGAAATTCTTTCCGCTTTCGAGCTCATGGATGGCACAAGTCAAAACCTGGTGCGGGATGTgaccaagaacaagaagccgCTCGATGGCGAGTACCCATTCTACTGCCTGATTGAGACCAGTGGCTCCAACACCGAGCACGACAGCGCCAAGCTTGAGGCTTTCCTCGAGAGCGTTATGGAGAAGGAAATTGTATCTGACGGTGTGGTTGCGCAAGATGAAACCCAAATTAAGTCGCTATGGGCGTGGCGTGAAGGAATCGCCGAGGTCTCTGGCCACTTTGGCGGTGTCTACAAGTACGATGTATCCATCCCTCTTAAGGAAATGTATCAGCTCGTCGAGGACACAAAGGTGCGTATCGAGAAAGCAGGCCTGCTCGGTGACACTGACGAGCATCCGGTTGTGGCTGTCACGGGATATGGACACATGGGTGATTCGAACCTTCACCTCAATGTATGCGTGCGGCGCTACGACAAGAAGGTGGAGAGCATATTGGAACCGTTTGTCTACGAATGGATTGCCAAACGAGAAGGTAGCATCAGCGCAGAGCATGGTTTGGGGCTGGCCAAGAAGAACTACATAGGATACAGCCGGAGCGAAGGCATGGTTGGGCTCATGAAGCACATCAAGACTCTTTACGACCCG AACGGTATCATGAACCCTTACAAATACATATAG
- a CDS encoding proteasome component PRE6, with translation MASGYDRALSVFSPDGHVFQVEYAGEAVKRGTCAVGVKGADIVVLGCEKRSAMKLQDTRITPSKIGLIDTHVCLAFAGLNADARILVDKARLEAQSHRLTVEDPVTIEYITKYVAGVQQRYTQSGGVRPFGISTLVVGFDNGSKVPRLYQTEPSGIYSAWKANAIGRSSKTVREFLERNYKEDMDREQTIRLAIKSLLEVVQTGAKNIEIAIMAPGKSIEMLPVEDIENYVKNIEQEKQEEAAKKKTGRTPGTGSAAILTREAGSSDDQ, from the exons ATGGCATCAGGCTACGATAGAGCTCTTTCGG TGTTCAGTCCCGATGGCCACGTCTTCCAGGTTGAGTACGCGGGTGAAGCCGTGAAGCGAGGCACATGCGCTGTCGGTGTTAAGGGTGCGGACATCGTGGTGCTGGGATGCGAAAAGAGGTCGGCCATGAAGCTGCAAGACACCCGCATCACCCCCTCCAAGATCGGCCTCATCGACACTCACGTCTGCCTTGCGTTCGCCGGCCTAAACGCCGACGCCCGCATTCTCGTCGACAAGGCTCGGTTAGAAGCCCAATCGCACCGCCTCACCGTCGAGGACCCCGTCACGATAGAGTACATCACCAAGTACGTCGCCGGCGTGCAACAACGCTACACCCAGAGTGGAGGTGTACGACCGTTCGGCATCAGCACCCTTGTTGTTGGGTTCGACAACGGCAGCAAGGTCCCCAGACTCTATCAGACTGAGCCTTCAGGCATCTACTCGGCATG GAAGGCAAACGCTATCGGAAGATCAAGCAAGACAGTGCGCGAGTTCCTTGAGCGGAATTACAAGGAGGACATGGACCGGGAGCAGACCATTCGGCTCGCCATCAAGTCACTCCTGGAGGTTGTTCAGACAGGTGCCAAGAACATCGAGATTGCTATCATGGCACCTGGAAAATCCATCGAAATGCTTCCGGTGGAGGACATCGAGAACTATGTCAAGAACATTGAGCAGGAGAAGCAGGAGGAGgcagccaagaagaagacagGACGTACGCCAGGCACAGGAAGCGCAGCTATCTTGACGAGGGAGGCGGGCAGTTCCGATGACCAGTAA
- a CDS encoding zinc finger protein yields the protein MCKHILNAQVSIRSPCCRKWFDCADCHHEQETHELRKTLEMTFACKKCKKCFRKDVQEFEEADEYCPHCDNHFVLDALTPKAALTVEAEDARLDNRMLKSGDDRIKGEKQRTIFDPETDADKLG from the exons ATGTG CAAACACATATTGAATGCACAAGTCTCAATCCGGTCGCCATGCT GCCGTAAATGGTTCGACTGCGCCGATTGCCATCATGAACAGGAGACCCATGAGCTTCGGAAGACGCTCGAAATGACGTTTGCCTGCAAAAAGTGCAAGAAGTGCTTCCGCAAGGATGTACAGGAGTTCGAGGAGGCTGACGAGTACTGCCCGCACTGCGATAACCATTTTGTACTCGATGCCTTGACGCCAAAGGCTGCCCTTACAgtcgaggccgaggatgCCAGGCTAGACAACAGAATGCTGAAGTCGGGCGATGACAGGATCAAGGGTGAGAAGCAGCGGACAATATTCGACCCAGAAACCGACGCAGACAAGCTGGGTTAG
- a CDS encoding DNA repair helicase RAD25 has product MPPKVTIKRKASGAAGPAKSGKASAASTPGPGTPRSMASSESENSDDDDGDVEGLDYSKVIATFAPQASKAPTAGSKMDSVSNLFKNGKRDYSYLKLKPDHANRPLWINPDKGIIILESFNPLAEQAQDFLITIAEPQSRPTFLHEYALTAHSLYAAVSVGLHPQDIISTLDRFLKTPLPDSMRDFIEVSTKSYGKVKLVLKNTQYFVESSDPNVLQILLKDEVIGPLRVQGSEAITTAAPKRGGLVIPGTKEASGVKQVQDPNSTDATNAEGDKPVEEDMLTKALEAEDDDDAQAVHAFQIEDEGVEIVQKRCLELNYPILEEYDFRNDTFNPVLDIDLRPNTQVRPYQEKSLSKMFGNGRAKSGIIVLPCGAGKTLVGITAACTIKRGVIVLCTSTMSVVQWRDEFLKWSNIAPADIVAFTSDDKQKFNSETGIVVATYNMITHDKKKRSHETLKILEWLQSREWGLMILDEVHVAPAKMFRRVTSALKSHSKLGLTATLLREDDKISDLNFLIGPKLYEANWMELSLGGHIARVQCAEVWCPMPTEFYREYLRSTSHHKALLYIMNPMKFQACQYLINYHEARGDKIIVFSDNVYALKKYASVLSKCMIYGGTSNSERQLILKNFQHNPEINTLFLSKIGDTSLDLPEATCLIQISSHYGSRRQEAQRLGRILRAKRRNDEGFNAFFYSLVSKDTTEMYYSAKRQAFLVDQGYAFKVITQLANMENIPDLKYNTAESRLELLREIQIENEKQTEGDEEIDDLFHSGKIAGKGRKSNVRRMAGRMDEYSGGQGMTMMERGPTRNTQLKKTKKAESSSFFKKIARENEKRRQVG; this is encoded by the coding sequence ATGCCACCCAAGGTGACCATAAAGAGGAAGGCCTCCGGCGCCGCAGGCCCAGCAAAGAGCGGCAAGGCATCCGCTGCGTCGACACCTGGGCCCGGAACTCCCCGTAGCATGGCGAGTTCGGAATCGGAGAACtccgatgatgatgacggcGATGTCGAAGGCCTCGACTACAGCAAAGTCATTGCAACATTTGCTCCCCAAGCGTCCAAGGCGCCAACTGCAGGCTCCAAAATGGACTCAGTGTCAAACTTGTTCAAGAACGGGAAACGCGACTATTCGTACTTGAAGCTCAAGCCTGATCACGCAAATCGACCATTGTGGATTAACCCTGACAAGGGCATCATCATTTTGGAGAGCTTCAACCCGCTGGCCGAACAGGCCCAAGACTTCCTCATCACCATAGCTGAGCCCCAGtcaaggccgacattcttGCATGAGTACGCTTTGACGGCACATAGTTTGTACGCTGCTGTCTCTGTCGGCTTGCACCCACAGGATATCATCAGCACCCTAGACAGGTTCCTGAAGACTCCCCTTCCTGATTCCATGCGCGACTTCATCGAGGTCTCTACTAAAAGCTACGGCAAAGTGAAGCTTGTATTGAAAAACACACAATATTTTGTTGAGAGTTCCGACCCAAACGTGCTGCAGATCTTGCTGAAGGACGAGGTTATCGGCCCCTTGCGTGTACAAGGTTCAGAAGCCATCACCACGGCCGCCCCGAAACGAGGTGGTCTTGTCATTCCCGGAACTAAAGAGGCTTCGGGGGTGAAGCAAGTCCAGGATCCCAACTCGACCGACGCCACGAATGCGGAGGGTGACAAGCCCGTCGAGGAGGATATGCTTACCAAGGCACTGGAGGCTGAAGATGATGACGATGCTCAGGCCGTCCATGCGTTCCAAATCGAGGACGAGGGTGTGGAAATTGTACAAAAACGATGTCTAGAACTCAACTATCCCATCTTGGAAGAGTACGATTTCCGAAACGATACGTTCAATCCGGTTCTCGACATTGACCTCAGGCCAAACACCCAAGTACGTCCATACCAGGAAAAGAGTCTCAGTAAGATGTTCGGTAACGGCCGCGCAAAGAGTGGAATCATCGTCTTGCCTTGCGGAGCAGGAAAAACCCTGGTCGGCATCACGGCTGCTTGCACTATCAAGCGGGGAGTCATCGTGCTATGCACAAGTACCATGTCTGTCGTTCAGTGGCGTGACGAATTCCTCAAGTGGTCAAACATCGCCCCGGCCGACATCGTTGCCTTCACATCCGATGACAAGCAAAAGTTCAACAGCGAGACTGGAATTGTTGTTGCCACTTACAACATGATTACTcacgacaagaagaagcggTCGCACGAGACGCTTAAGATCCTAGAATGGCTCCAGTCACGGGAGTGGGGTCTCATGATCTTGGACGAGGTGCACGTTGCGCCTGCAAAGATGTTCAGAAGGGTGACATCGGCGCTCAAGTCACACTCGAAACTCGGCTTGACAGCGACCCTTCTTCGAGAGGACGACAAGATATCGGATCTGAACTTCCTCATTGGACCCAAGCTATACGAGGCCAACTGGATGGAGCTTTCACTCGGAGGGCATATTGCAAGGGTTCAATGTGCCGAGGTGTGGTGCCCGATGCCCACTGAGTTCTACCGCGAGTACTTGAGGAGCACCAGCCACCACAAGGCTCTGCTGTACATTATGAACCCCATGAAGTTCCAAGCCTGCCAATACTTGATCAACTATCACGAAGCACGTGGCGACAAGATCATTGTGTTCTCTGACAATGTGTACGCACTCAAGAAATACGCCTCAGTGTTGAGCAAGTGCATGATTTACGGCGGTACCAGCAACTCGGAACGACAGTTGATTTTGAAGAATTTTCAACATAATCCGGAGATCAACACATTGTTCCTTTCCAAGATTGGTGACACGTCGTTGGATCTTCCCGAGGCCACCTGCCTCATCCAGATCTCATCCCACTATGGATCCCGTCGTCAGGAGGCACAGCGACTTGGTCGGATTTTGCGAGCTAAAAGGAGAAACGACGAGGGTTTCAACGCATTTTTCTACTCACTGGTTTCCAAAGACACAACAGAAATGTACTATTCAGCTAAAAGGCAAGCATTCCTTGTCGATCAAGGCTACGCTTTCAAGGTCATCACCCAGCTAGCCAATATGGAGAACATTCCCGACCTCAAGTACAACACGGCGGAGTCGCGACTTGAGTTGCTTCGGGAAATCCAAATCGAGAACGAGAAACAGACGGAAGGGGACGAGGAGATAGACGACTTGTTTCACAGCGGCAAAATAGCAGGCAAGGGCAGAAAGAGCAACGTCAGACGTATGGCCGGCCGAATGGACGAGTACAGCGGTGGGCAGGGTATGACGATGATGGAACGTGGACCGACCAGGAATACGCAGCTCAAGAAGACCAAAAAGGCAGAGAGCAGCTCATTTTTCAAAAAGATTGCCAGAGAGAACGAGAAGCGAAGACAGGTGGGCtga
- a CDS encoding potassium transporter 1: MARLKDFLKAQAKSLKPAFFSKQPHFNFISAHYFYILAQTILASVLLYASGGAALSYIDALVFGSGAATQSGLNPVDVNLLNTFQQTVVYLVCMMCSPITINSFVVFLRLYWFEKKFQDLVKDARKRRSTFAQTRSKAKSVDHRQLNDMENGVNGRNITVMRNNGDTRITNDGLLLSPIPEPRPNGMPNTPKSSRDTDPTDDGLDSQDREFPQLRTTEEHVAILERQRNEGETLRIPGPRDVELGMAPERVEHSADEDAMPRSPRSPHRRPRSMESADGRAPGPRQQTIVIQEPTKPPAREEMAEEFEAIKNTLDPFKLRVPRIFKNKNPRLHEDDSDEEQEQTHLPERLRRRSTFGSVRKAFTQDKVEDTPYLSWTPTVARNSNFPGMSEEQREEMGGIEYRSLKSLAKVLVFYFMGFSVLGVVCLLPWILLTERWGVIVDQAGQSRTWWGFFTANSAFMDLGFTLTPDSMVSFNTATFPLLLMSFLIIIGNTGFPIMLRFLIWGFSLMVPRGSGLWEELRFLLDHPRRCFTLLFPAGATWWLFWILLALNGIDLIFFIVLDLDSGPVFEMPTGIKILNGIFQAASTRTAGFASVNLSQLHPAVLTSYIIMMYISVFPIAISVRRTNVYEESALGIYTNAEDDEQVSHIGSHFRRQLSFDLWFIFLGYFILSISEGTRLQSGDITMFAVLFEVVSAYGTVGLSLGYTNVNTSLVGQFSTVGKLVIVAMQIRGRHRGLPYGLDRAVLLPGDSRNVTEEKKEAAHADNSLDTQFQLHRRASGMSTATQGVGSSVRRGRSRSMTRVNSNVLVQLLHPGPAPIPHGPPMRRRSAADMEEEEYHEMYERSTSSIRRAETIAQVPIPSTGIPARH; encoded by the exons ATGGCCCGCCTCAAGGATTTTTTGAAGGCTCAGGCTAAGAGCTTGAAGCCTGCATTCTTTTCCAAGCAGCCTCATTTCAACTTCATCAGCGCACACT ATTTCTATATCCTTGCCCAGACCATCTTAGCTTCCGTCCTATTATACGCTTCAGGAGGTGCTGCTCTCTCTTACATAGATGCACTCGTCTTTGGAAGCGGAGCGGCAACGCAGTCGGGACTCAACCCCGTCGACGTCAACCTGCTCAACACTTTTCAGCAGACTGTCGTTTACCTCGTGTGCATGATGTGCAGTCCCATCACAATCAACTCGTTTGTGGTATTTCTCCGCCTATATTGGTTCGAGAAGAAGTTTCAAGACTTGGTCAAGGATGCGAGAAAACGGCGCTCGACTTTTGCCCAAACTCGGTCCAAAGCGAAGAGCGTCGACCATCGTCAATTGAACGATATGGAGAACGGCGTCAATGGTAGAAACATCACCGTAATGCGCAACAACGGCGATACCAGGATCACTAATGATGGCCTGCTCTTGTCTCCGATTCCTGAGCCAAGGCCCAATGGCATGCCTAACACGCCCAAATCGTCCCGAGATACCGACCCGACTGACGATGGACTGGACAGCCAAGATCGAGAGTTCCCCCAGCTTAGGACAACTGAGGAGCATGTGGCCATCCTAGAACGGCAACGAAACGAGGGTGAAACTCTGCGAATTCCCGGCCCCCGAGACGTTGAGCTGGGTATGGCCCCGGAGAGGGTCGAGCATAGTGCCGATGAAGATGCCATGCCCCGATCACCTAGATCACCTCACCGTCGCCCGCGCAGCATGGAATCTGCCGATGGGCGGGCCCCCGGGCCTCGCCAGCAGACTATTGTCATCCAGGAGCCGACGAAACCGCCGGCGCGTGAGGAAATGGCGGAGGAGTTCGAAGCCATTAAGAACACGCTCGATCCGTTCAAGTTGCGAGTGCCGCGTATtttcaaaaacaaaaaccctaGGCTCCACGAGGACGACAGCGACGAGGAGCAGGAGCAAACGCACTTGCCCGAGAGACTCAGGAGGCGCTCAACTTTTGGTAGCGTCCGCAAAGCATTCACCCAGGACAAGGTGGAAGATACGCCCTATCTTTCGTGGACCCCGACCGTCGCTCGCAATTCAAATTTCCCCGGAATGTCTGAGGAGCAGCGTGAAGAGATGGGCGGTATTGAGTACAGGTCGCTGAAATCTCTGGCAAAGGTCCTGGTCTTCTACTTTATGGGATTTTCCGTTTTAGGTGTCGTCTGTCTACTGCCCTGGATCCTGTTGACAGAACGATGGGGAGTTATCGTCGACCAAGCAGGCCAGAGCCGGACATGGTGGGGCTTTTTCACTGCCAATTCGGCTTTCATGGACCTCGGATTCACGCTCACCCCGGACAGCATGGTGTCGTTCAATACGGCCACTTTCCCGCTTCTGTTGATGAGCTTTCTGATCATTATCGGAAACACAGGGTTCCCGATCATGCTGCGATTTCTCATATGGGGTTTCTCCCTGATGGTTCCACGGGGAAGTGGACTATGGGAGGAGCTCAGGTTTTTACTTGACCACCCTAGAAGATGCTTCACGCTTCTCTTCCCAGCTGGAGCCACTTGGTGGCTATTCTGGATCCTTCTAGCGCTGAATGGGATCGACCTAATCTTTTTCATTGTTTTAGAT CTCGACAGCGGTCCAGTTTTTGAAATGCCTACGGGCATCAAGATTCTGAACGGTATCTTCCAGGCAGCCTCTACCAGAACTGCCGGCTTTGCGAGTGTGAATCTTTCTCAGCTCCACCCGGCCGTGTTGACATCCTACATCATCATGATGTATATCTCGGTCTTTCCCATTGCTATATCAGTGCGTAGGACCAATGTATACGAGGAAAGCGCTTTGGGGATCTACACCAACGCAGAAGATGACGAGCAGGTGTCGCACATTGGCTCTCACTTCCGGCGGCAGCTGTCTTTCGACTTGTGGTTCATCTTCCTGGGTTACTTTATTTTGTCCATCTCGGAGGGCACCCGGCTTCAAAGCGGAGACATTACGATGTTTGCCGTTCTGTTTGAGGTTGTCAGTGCCTACGGTACGGTCGGCCTGAGTTTAGGATACACCAACGTCAATACTTCTCTGGTTGGACAGTTCTCGACGGTTGGCAAGCTCGTCATAGTGGCGATGCAGATCCGCGGTCGCCATCGTGGTCTTCCTTACGGTCTTGACCGGGCTGTGCTGTTGCCCGGCGACTCACGCAACGTGAccgaggagaagaaagaagcGGCCCATGCGGACAACTCTCTGGATACACAATTCCAGCTGCACCGTCGCGCTTCTGGCATGTCGACTGCCACTCAAGGGGTGGGCTCGTCTGTGAGGCGCGGCCGCAGCCGGAGCATGACTCGAGTCAACAGCAACGTGCTGGTGCAGCTCTTGCATCCTGGACCAGCACCGATACCCCATGGGCCCCCGATGCGAAGGAGATCGGCGGCAGATATGGAGGAAGAAGAGTATCATGAAATGTACGAGCGGTCCACGTCATCAATAAGGAGGGCTGAGACCATTGCGCAGGTTCCAATACCGTCAACCGGCATTCCTGCGAGACACTAG